In Papaver somniferum cultivar HN1 chromosome 1, ASM357369v1, whole genome shotgun sequence, a genomic segment contains:
- the LOC113311119 gene encoding UPF0481 protein At3g47200-like yields the protein MAGNDVSLVVDDLIAKLPKLKAPTRPWGSQVCIYKVHEKLQEVSSPSVYKPAVVSIGPIHYGDENLKETQDCKLYYMSEALTQRGKNDINSTTALLHKCVESIEKLEKRIRDCYAEPIHLESKELVEMMVIDGLFIVGLFQHFGVEQPPPDEDPLAHNPWGRQNLTWDLLLLENQIPMFVLESLYKLTASEEQQNSKTIGYLAYGFFKNYIHFPRDKTVLENMKEADKHEDIPYKHLLDQLARTFHPLTDNKDAEAPPPLPLLRRALRVPFKFLVKIFLPKPKTLHTSRMYMASATQLNLAGIKIVKGSTEASFLDISFNDGVLTIPPVGITARIDPLLRNLIANEQFSDRYTEYVTSYALFMDRLIVTEKDVEFLSNQGIVTNNLGRFQEVADMFSRLHREIVLGTPFYYLGTFDRVNKHYNSRWNFWKAHLKRKYFSNPWVTIAVIVGGIIVFLSSLKTIIQTIQFYLPKDKLSTEFNPNILKLGYY from the coding sequence ATGGCAGGTAACGACGTCTCGTTAGTAGTTGACGACTTGATAGCCAAACTTCCGAAGTTAAAAGCACCTACGCGCCCTTGGGGATCCCAAGTATGCATCTACAAAGTGCATGAGAAGTTGCAGGAAGTGAGCAGTCCTAGTGTATACAAACCTGCGGTTGTATCAATTGGACCGATCCACTACGGAGATGAAAATCTAAAAGAAACACAAGACTGTAAGCTGTATTATATGAGCGAGGCTCTAACTCAAAGGGGAAAGAATGATATCAACTCGACAACAGCGTTACTGCATAAGTGTGTGGAGTCTATTGAGAAGCTTGAAAAAAGAATTAGAGACTGTTACGCAGAACCTATACATCTTGAAAGCAAGGAATTGGTAGAAATGATGGTGATTGATGGTTTGTTCATCGTCGGGCTTTTCCAGCATTTCGGAGTTGAACAACCACCACCGGACGAGGATCCTTTAGCTCATAATCCATGGGGCAGACAAAATCTTACATGGGATTTGCTACTCCTTGAAAACCAGATTCCTATGTTTGTTCTCGAAAGCCTGTATAAATTAACCGCATCGGAGGAACAGCAAAATTCTAAAACCATTGGTTATCTTGCTTATGGTTTCTTCAAAAATTATATCCACTTCCCAAGAGATAAAACTGTTCTCGAGAACATGAAAGAAGCAGATAAGCATGAAGACATCCCTTATAAGCATTTACTCGATCAGTTAGCACGGACATTTCATCCTCTTACCGATAACAAAGATGCCGAGGCCCCTCCACCACTGCCACTGCTGAGACGTGCTTTACGAGTACCTTTTAAGTTTTTAGTCAAGATATTCTTACCTAAACCAAAGACGCTCCATACATCAAGAATGTACATGGCTAGTGCGACACAGTTGAACCTTGCAGGAATCAAAATCGTTAAGGGTTCTACGGAAGCTAGTTTCCTCGACATCAGCTTCAACGATGGAGTTTTGACAATTCCACCTGTTGGGATCACTGCCCGCATTGATCCTCTGCTTAGAAACCTCATTGCAAATGAACAATTCTCCGATCGATATACTGAATACGTGACTTCTTATGCTTTATTCATGGATAGGCTCATAGTCACCGAGAAAGACGTTGAGTTCCTAAGCAATCAGGGTATCGTTACAAACAATCTAGGTCGCTTCCAAGAAGTCGCTGATATGTTTAGCAGGCTTCATAGAGAGATAGTTTTGGGAACACCATTCTATTATCTTGGAACATTCGATAGAGTAAACAAACATTACAACAGCCGTTGGAACTTTTGGAAAGCGCATCTCAAACGGAAATATTTCAGTAATCCATGGGTGACTATTGCAGTAATCGTTGGAGGCATAATAGTATTTCTGTCGTCCTTAAAGACTATTATCCAGACAATTCAATTCTACCTCCCTAAGGATAAACTATCTACTGAATTTAACCCAAACATTCTCAAGTTGGGTTACTATTAA
- the LOC113311126 gene encoding uncharacterized protein LOC113311126 isoform X1 has translation MFVLESLYKLTASDEEQSLKTIGYLSYGFFKNYISFPRDKIVLRKMKETDLHEGVHYKHLLDHLSNTFHPLVDNEDSEVCPPLRRLIHALRVTTKFVTELFLPKPNTVHTSRLYMPSAIQLNIAGIKIVKGSTESSFLDVSFKDGVMTIPPVIISGRTEPLLRNLMAAEQFSDRYTIYVTSYALFMDRLVVTAKDVEFLSSRGIITNNLGRFEEIADLFGRLHREVVLGAPFYYLGTFDRVNEYYNDRWNFYKAAIKRKYFIDPWVTTTDMSFSKQESYRRPPVPWTVYPPRRKFPPTYRETSDHLEELFDDFIS, from the coding sequence ATGTTTGTTCTCGAAAGCCTATACAAATTAACAGCATCCGATGAAGAGCAATCGCTTAAAACCATTGGTTATCTTTCTTATGGTTTCTTCAAAAATTATATCAGCTTCCCAAGAGATAAAATTGTTCTCCGTAAAATGAAAGAAACAGATCTGCATGAAGGCGTCCACTATAAGCATTTACTGGATCACTTATCTAATACATTTCATCCTCTTGTGGATAACGAAGATAGCGAGGTCTGTCCACCACTGCGGCGGCTGATACATGCTTTACGCGTAACTACCAAGTTCGTAACGGAGCTATTCTTACCTAAACCAAACACGGTTCATACATCAAGATTGTACATGCCTAGTGCGATACAGTTGAATATAGCAGGAATCAAGATTGTTAAGGGTTCGACGGAAAGTAGTTTCCTTGATGTCAGCTTCAAAGATGGAGTTATGACAATACCACCTGTTATAATCTCTGGCCGCACGGAACCTCTGCTTAGAAATCTCATGGCGGCTGAGCAGTTTTCCGACCGGTATACTATTTACGTGACTTCTTATGCTTTATTCATGGATAGGCTCGTAGTCACTGCGAAAGACGTTGAGTTCCTAAGCAGTCGGGGTATCATTACAAATAATTTAGGTCGCTTTGAAGAAATCGCTGATCTCTTTGGTAGGCTTCATAGAGAGGTAGTTTTAGGAGCACCATTCTATTATCTTGGAACCTTTGATAGAGTTAACGAATATTATAACGACCGTTGGAACTTTTATAAAGCTGCTATTAAACGGAAATACTTCATTGATCCATGGGTGACTACTACAGATATGAGTTTCAGTAAACAAGAATCATATAGACGTCCACCGGTACCATGGACGGTATATCCACCAAGGAGGAAATTTCCACCAACTTATAGAGAGACTAGTGATCATTTGGAGGAGTTGTTTGATGATTTCATTTCATAG
- the LOC113311126 gene encoding uncharacterized protein LOC113311126 isoform X2, with amino-acid sequence MSDPNGDRVRLRSIYDYIVPMAGKDVSLVVDDLIGKLVAVPTRLWGSQVCIYKVHEKLHAVSSPSVYVPAVVSIGPIHYGNAKLKGTEEVKLYYISDVLTQRGKKDTNSATALLRKCFESIKKLEKEIRECYAEPILLESKEFIEMMVVDGLFIVGLFQNYRVEPLRDDDPLAHNPWKS; translated from the exons ATGTCTGATCCCAATGGTGACCGAGTCAGGTTGCGAAGTATATATGATTACATT GTACCAATGGCAGGTAAAGACGTTTCGTTGGTAGTTGACGACTTGATAGGGAAACTTGTTGCAGTACCTACGCGTCTTTGGGGATCGCAAGTATGCATCTACAAAGTGCATGAGAAGTTGCATGCAGTAAGCAGTCCTAGTGTGTACGTACCAGCGGTTGTATCAATTGGACCGATCCACTACGGAAATGCAAAGCTAAAGGGAACAGAAGAAGTAAAGTTGTATTATATTAGCGATGTTCTAACTCAAAGGGGAAAGAAAGATACAAACTCCGCAACAGCGTTATTGCGAAAGTGTTTTGAGTCCATCAAGAAGCTTGAAAAAGAAATTAGAGAGTGCTACGCAGAACCTATCCTTCTCGAAAGCAAGGAATTTATAGAGATGATGGTGGTTGATGGTTTGTTCATCGTTGGGCTATTCCAGAATTATAGAGTTGAACCATTAAGGGATGATGATCCTTTAGCTCATAATCCATGGAAATCATAA